In Sphingopyxis macrogoltabida, the sequence GCAGGCTGCCGTTCGCCTCGGCATCGCGGACGATATAGAGCGCCGCGCGATCCTTTACCGATCCGCCGGGATTGGCATATTCGCACTTGCCCCAGATTTCGCAGCCGGTCGCTTCGCTTGGCCCTTTGAGCAGCACGAGCGGGGTATTGCCGATCAGGTCCAGACTGTTTTGCGCAATGGTCATGCGACTGATCTAGGGCGGCGCCAAGGCGGCTGCAAGACAGCTTCGTTTGCCCCGCTTCATCTTCGCCTTTGTCGACCAACGGAGCACGGACGCCGACGAACGCCCGGTCGTGAGCAATCGAAGGGGTTGTCATTGTAACAGTATATCATTACTGGACCGCCCGACAGCTCTTCCCAAGCAACAGGATTTTTCACCGATGCGTCTGCTTTCCACCGCCGGTTCCAGTCTCGCCGTCGCCCTTGCGATCCTTGCTTCGCCAGCCACCGCGCAAGAGCGGCGCGGCGCCAGCAACGACGACGTCCACACCGGCGAACCGATTGTCGTCACCGCTCCTTATGTGCGCAGCCTCGACATTCTCGGCAATGTGTCGGTGCTCGAAGGCGACGAACTGGCGCGCGACATTCGCGGGCAGATCGGCGACACGCTCACCCGGCAGCCTGGCGTATCGGCGACCAGCTTCTCCCCCGGTGCCTCGCGTCCCGTGCTGCGCGGCTTTTCGGGCGAGCGCGTCCGCGTGCTGACCGACGGCATCGGCTCGATCGACGCCTCGAACACCTCCGCCGACCATGCGGTCACCATCGATCCGCTGACCGTCGAGCGTATCGAAATCCTCCGCGGCCCAGCGGTTCTGCTGTTCGGGAGCCAAGCGATCGGCGGCGCGGTCAATATGTTCGACCGCCGGATCCCCCGGAAAGTTCCTGCCGACCATGTCCATGTCGATGCGATCGGCGGCTATGCCACCGCGGCGAACGACCGCAATATCGGCAGTTCGATCGATGTCGCGCTGAGTTCGCAGATCGTGGCGCATCTCGACGGAAGCTGGCGCAAGACGGGCGACGCCCGCACCGGCGGCTTTGTCTATGCTCCGGATATCCGTGGCGACCTGCTCCATCTTGCCGAACATGAAGTCGAGGAAGGCCATCTCGACGAAGCGGCCGAACTGACCGCACAGGCGGGCAAGCGCGGCAAGATCGACAATACGCAAAGCGAGACCTGGACCGCCGGCGGCGGGATTTCGCTGATCAACGACGGCGGCCAGCTCGGCATTTCGATCGGCTATTTCGACACCAATTACGGCGTGCCCGACCGCCCGAACACCGAGCACGATCATGGCGGCGAAGAGGAAGAGGGCGGCCACGAGCATGGCGAGGGGCCGGTCACCATCGGCATGAAGCAATGGCGCGCCGACCTGCGCGGCGAGGTCGAGCTGGGCGACGGCTTCTTCGACAAGCTGCGCATCCGCGCCGGCTTTGCCGATTACAAGCACACGGAATTCGAGGGCGAAGAGGTCGGCACCATCTTTACCAACAAGGGCGTCGAAGGCCGGATCGAGCTGGCGCAGAGCGACCGCGGCGGCTGGCGCGGGGCGAGCGGCGTGCAGTACAGCCACCGCGATTTCGACGCGGTCGGCGAAGAGGCGTTCGTGCCGCGCAACCTGACCGACCAGTTCGCGCTGTTCACGCTACAGGAATATACCGCAGGCCCGCTCGGGCTCGAAGCCGCGGCGCGCTACGAGAAGACCAGCGTGCGCGCGCAGACGG encodes:
- a CDS encoding TonB-dependent receptor, which codes for MRLLSTAGSSLAVALAILASPATAQERRGASNDDVHTGEPIVVTAPYVRSLDILGNVSVLEGDELARDIRGQIGDTLTRQPGVSATSFSPGASRPVLRGFSGERVRVLTDGIGSIDASNTSADHAVTIDPLTVERIEILRGPAVLLFGSQAIGGAVNMFDRRIPRKVPADHVHVDAIGGYATAANDRNIGSSIDVALSSQIVAHLDGSWRKTGDARTGGFVYAPDIRGDLLHLAEHEVEEGHLDEAAELTAQAGKRGKIDNTQSETWTAGGGISLINDGGQLGISIGYFDTNYGVPDRPNTEHDHGGEEEEGGHEHGEGPVTIGMKQWRADLRGEVELGDGFFDKLRIRAGFADYKHTEFEGEEVGTIFTNKGVEGRIELAQSDRGGWRGASGVQYSHRDFDAVGEEAFVPRNLTDQFALFTLQEYTAGPLGLEAAARYEKTSVRAQTVGFDRNFDSFSGALGATYDVFDGAKIGVSVSRAVRAPSAEELLSNGPHIATQSYEVGNPNLKREANWGAEASFKIKTDAFNLSLTGYSNWFDNFIYSAATGAEEDELPVFQYFQRDARVYGFEAEASARLAQIGGFNIVGDVTADMTRAKIKNAGLDRNVPRIPPLRILGGIEAQSERVDARVEVEWTDDQTRTAQFETPTDGFTLVNASLSWRPLPDTKNLTLSLSANNIFDVEARRHASFTKDYVPLSGRDFRLTARASF